The region gaacaaaacatatatgtattgtgtaacataatgtcctaggagtgtcatctgatgaagatcgtgaaaagttagtgcttcatttagctgtgttttgggttttattgacacatgtccttgcttggaaaatggctgtgtgattatatttgtctatgtactctcctaacataatctagtgttttgctttcgctgtaaagcctttttgaaatcggacaatgtggttacataaaggagaagtgtatctttaaaatggtgtaaaatagttgtatgtttgaggaaattgaattatgacattttgttgtttttgaatttgccgccctgatatttcactggctgtgtcccgcaggtgggacgctagcgtcccacgtagcccatagaagttaagcctGTACTCAATTGAAATCTAATAAAAATGATTTTAGTCCCACCCTGAAAAAGTAAAATCTCTGGGAGTCAAAGGTAGTGATTTAGCTCTTACTGAGACAGAGGCTGACATGCTTTCGAATTTCAAGTAAAAACTGAATCTCACTCGTACACGTACAGTAACATCTATTTATTCCAGCCCTTCATGTTTACCACATCTcaaaaaaatccccaataaaTCACAGTGGGTTTGGAGTAAGCATGCATTAAGCATGAGTCATCACGGGTTAGTATGAGTTAGCATGGGTTATTGTTAGCGTTTGATGGCCAGGGTGAGTCCGTCGCCCACAGTGAGCATGCTCAGATCGATCCTCTGGTCTGTGTGGAGTTTCTTGTTGAGCTTGTCCAGAGCCTGGGAGGTCAGGTCATCAGGAGCAGGGTCCACCACTTTACCACTCCAGAGTACCTGGGGGGAGAAGGTGGGGGGGATCAGAGATACAAGTGAGGTGTTCTGTGGTCAGAAGGTCAGAAAGACAGGTGAAGGAAGTGTAATTAGATAGACAGGTGATCAACAGGTCAATGAAGGGTAATTAGATGGACAGGTGATAGACAGGTCAAGGAAAGGTAATTAGATAGACAGGTCAAGGAAGAGTAATTAGATAGACAGGTGAAGGAAGTGTAATTAGATAGACAGGTGATAGACAGGTGATAGACAGGTCAAGGAAGGGTAATTAGATAGACAGGTGATAAACAGGTCAAGGAAGGGTAATTAGGTGGACAGGTTTTAGACAGGTCAATGAAGGGTAATTAGGTGGACAGGTATTGGACAGGTCAAGGAAGGGTAATCAGATAGACGATTAGAGGAGTGAGGTGAAGGGGGagacaggtgaggagagaggCTCAGACTGAGGACAGAGGTGATAGGCCTACATATAAAACACAGAGAAAGATGGCAACCTATCTTTTCATGCATCTTTACCTCAGTTAGCTTATTAGATCAAATCAATCGCATGCTGGCATTATTCAAATCATTTTCAAAATCACGACTCACTTGTTTGAATAAAATTTTGGGCATAGGCTACTCACATTATCGATGGCAATGATGCCACCTTGTCTCACAATCTCAAGAGACTTCTCATAATATCTGTCATAGTTCCGTTTATCCGCATCGATGAACACAAAGTCATATGTTCCAGCTTCCCCAGCAGCTATCAACTCATCTAGGACAAACAAAAGATCACGTTGAAAAGGATTGACCCGTTTCACAACGGATTCGTGTTCGGGTTCTTTAAAATCAGTCACCTACCCAGTGTTTTTATACACATTTGAAGACGGACATTAATTTTATCCTCGACTCCGGCCTAGAAAAGAGAAAGGTAGTTAGTTACATGTTTTTCATTGTCTAGGCATTTGTACTGTTAAGTCCATTGAGATGTTTCAATGTgctttaaattacattttgactTGATTTCGAGTTTAGATGGTTTGAAGCAGACAATAGCAACCATTTTCTGTCACAATGGTTGACCTGTGTTGTGTACAGTAGTATTTCTACTGGTGGGGTTTGGAGGGGGCATTAAGTTCATTGTATGGATTCTCTGCTGCTAGGCTTTGCACCTTTCGTAGACACTTTCTTCTGAGCAGACGGCCTCACTACTCCACCCACAGCACTTTGTGAAGTCTGACTGACAGATGTTAGATACTGAATATGCTGTATTGAAGCTTTTGGAGAGACAATCGATGTTTCTGAATTCCAATGAGTTGAATGGGTTTAGATGTTGTATTGGGGTTGAATACTGGACAAACCGGTCTAAATCCTGTCTAGAGGAATGATGGAGCAAGTTGGGGATGTAACGCATACAAAAGCCCAGGCCCAGACAAAATAAGTGGACATGGGTTAAAGCACTGTGCTGAACAAttggctggtgtttttacagacattttccaatcCTCACTCGACCAGCAACATGTGCCAGTATTGTGGAAAAACTCAATAATTATACCAATTCCTAAAGCATCTAATCCCTCTGTGCTGAATGACTACGACCCTGTCGCCTTGACATCCTTAGTAATGAAATGCCTTGAGAAAATTGTGAAAAGTCATATTCTCAGTGTCACCCAGAAGCTTCTCGACCCATTTCAGTTTGCCTATCAGCCTAGCAGAGGAGTTGATGATGCCATTCTTACCCTccttaacatggtctatagacatctagagggtgccaAATCCCATGTCAGGGTTCTGTTTGTTGACTTTTCTTCTGCCTTCAACACAATCCAGCCTTACATTTTGGTACAGAGACTCATTTGGGACTTCTCCTTAGATGGGAGGCTGGTTTTGTGGCTGTTGGACTTCCTGAGCCAATGCTCACAGCAAGTCACAATAGGTCCCCACGTGTCGATATACGCAATACCAACACAGGCTCACCTCAGGGATGCGTTTTGTCCCTACTCCTGTACATCTTGTACATTAATAGTTGTATTAGTTCCCATACTGACAGACACCTCGTTAAGTTCGCTGTTGACACTGCCttgatcagcctgttgcatgatgacgagtaaCATCATGGCCCGGTCCTAGATGACTTTGTAGAGTGGTGTGAGGAATCACACTTGGTCCTCAATACCAACAAGACCAAAGAGATGTGCACAGACTTCAGGAAGTGtacaacacctacctctgcaacatcTATCAGAGGTCAGAATATAGAAATTGTAGAGGAAAACAAATATCTGGGTGTCCTTTTGGACAATAAGCTTCAGTGGAGTAAATGTACAGACCTGATCTACAAAAAGAGCCAACAGAGACTGTACTTCCTCAAAAAGCTGGGATCTTTTAATGTAGACTGTACTATATTGACTCTGTTTTACAAATCTTTTATTGAGAGTATTTTtactttttgtattgtttgttggtttggcaatgccactgtcagccagagaaatatgctgagaagaattatcaccacagcaagcaaggtacttggagtcaaacagacaggcctggatgagatctttaaggtcagggccctccgtAAGGGtcacaaaatcattttagacccaagccaccccTGTACCTGGATtttgaactactcccctctgggcgcaggtatagggcacccctcagcaggaaaaacagaactagacaataatttgtgccaggtgtgatatccctcctaaatagctcaggctaatgttcctatcgactccgtaaggccagcaggctagtcttttgttttaaatgttttatttcttaatTTATTATAATTTCTTATATTTTTTATTGGTATATAATTGTcatgaaagttgtattgtcaattttgttttgtatttaaacgtCACTTTCaatgtgtacatgacactgcaacaaaatttcTCCATGGGGAAAATAAAGTCAGAAAGTAAACTAGCTGAATGACTAGCAGAAAAAATATATACTCTAAAAGTAGGCCTAGCTACTCACAGCTGTGTGGGATTTCTGATGAAAATGTAATTCATTGTAAAATGGAAATACAAACTTGGAATATGATTTGATCTGACCTCTTTAAAGAAAGGTTTAGCAATGTTCACGTATTCGTCGTCTATTTCACATGCTACCACTTGACCCTTCTCTGGTACAACCAATGCCATGTTCAGGGTGTTGTACCCCGTGTACATCCCTGGAGAGAAGGAAAATATTAACATTAGTCTCTTCTGATATTAGAATGAGGGCAATTCATTCAGAATTAGTGAATGTTGAAAAGATTGGCGCAATGAAATATATTCCAAATAATATAGTAACATTAAATGTTTTCAGTATTAAGCTTGTTTTATCATTACATACCAATTTCAATGGTTTTGCTGGCATTGATCAATTTGGCCAGATTAGCCATCAGTTGTGCTTGTTCACTAGCAACCAGCATGATGCTCCATGGGTCCTCAAGGGTTTTCTGCAACATGAAGGAAGGAGAATTTGtaattgatttaacctttatttaactaggtgaatcagttaagaacaaattcaatgacggcctatcaaaaggcaaaaggtctcctgcggggacgggggctgggattaatgttttattttatttataaaaaaaaaaaatataggacaaaacacacatcacgacaagagagacaacacatcaCTGCAtatagagagacctaagacaacaacataggaaggcagcaacacatgacaacacagcatagtagcaacacaacatgacaacaacatggtagcaacacaacatggtagtagcacaaaacatggtacaaacattattgggcacagacaacagcacaaagggcaagaaggtaaagacaacaatacatcacgcaaagcagccacaactgtcagtaagagtgtccatgatggagtctttgaatgaagagattgagataaaactgtctagtttgagtgtttgttgcagctcgttccagtcgctagctgcagcgaactgaaagacgagcgacccagggatttgtgtcaaccagtgggtcttgcgacgggtatacagaggtgaccagtttacagaggagtatagagtgcagtgatgtgtcctataaggagcattggtggcacatctgatggccgaatggtaaagaacatctagcgagagcacccttacctgccgatctagaAATGACATCTCCattatctagcatgggtaggatggtcatctgaatcagggttagtttggcagctggggtgaaagaggagctacgatagaggaaacaaagtctagatttaactttagcctgcagctttgatttgtgctgagagaaggacatttagccatactcccaagtacttgtatgaggtgactacctcaagctctaaaccctcagagctAGTAATCACACctctggggagaggggcatttttCTTCGACAAAAAGACTAAAACATGACTTTTTATGACATAATCTAATCAAACAATGTAATTACGCCGTGTTGCTGACTGCAGCTTCTCAGCACAGTGTTTGTATAGTACTGTGCTGACCTCTAGTGGCTATAGTAGCCTATTTAACTGTCATGATAATGTAGAAAACcagtatctctctgtatctatctggTTTGTATGTATAGTACATTCCTGCTTTTCATCTCATAAACACCCTGGTTCTCCCCAGTCTTACcagtccaaccccaaccctagTTTCATCTCctcatcccagttcaaccctaacactagcctcaacctcaaccctaaccctgactctaacccagtCCAGTCTTAccagtccaaccctaaccctagtttcaTGACCTCattccagttcaaccctaacactagcctcaacctcaaccctaaccctggctctAACCCAGTCCAGCCTTACCAGTCTGAGTTTGGTCATGACAGGATGTTCTCTCAGTGAGTTGTTCACGACATACTGCAGCACTGGGTCGTTCTTCCCTCCACTGTGGCTCTTACCTGGCAGGGCAGATCCTATTCCTGTGCCTGACCAAAAAAACATCAGTTAGTTACAAATTTAGTTTTGCATGGTAACCCATCTAAACTTTATTTTGATTGTCAGCCCCAAAGCCATGTTCGCAACCACGGCAAATATTGATTACAGCGGGTTCAGAATTTAGCAAGTTTACCTTTGTAAAGAATTCTTTACTGTCAACATCAGGATAAGACATTCCAGTGCTTGAGGATGTTAAAAAACAGGATATTCCCTGAGTCTGTGTTCTTGTTTGGCCTGTAAGGAaaaaacagaatggtgtgggtttACTGGTCAAAAACAGCTGACCAACTCATAGTTCCATGTGGCGACAAGCTGCTCTGGCTGCCC is a window of Salmo salar chromosome ssa18, Ssal_v3.1, whole genome shotgun sequence DNA encoding:
- the LOC106577229 gene encoding catechol O-methyltransferase domain-containing protein 1-like, giving the protein MASDIKMCFCIRLVLALTGTGIGSALPGKSHSGGKNDPVLQYVVNNSLREHPVMTKLRLKTLEDPWSIMLVASEQAQLMANLAKLINASKTIEIGMYTGYNTLNMALVVPEKGQVVACEIDDEYVNIAKPFFKEAGVEDKINVRLQMCIKTLDELIAAGEAGTYDFVFIDADKRNYDRYYEKSLEIVRQGGIIAIDNVLWSGKVVDPAPDDLTSQALDKLNKKLHTDQRIDLSMLTVGDGLTLAIKR